In Dyadobacter sp. CECT 9275, the following proteins share a genomic window:
- a CDS encoding mannonate dehydratase, whose product MKRDNFIKVLTAGSVGVTALGTGQVKAGTAAEPKKVLMKVGCQSGGTSIENLEFKARHGVFNLDGGAPKTLPGKGWDLDDSLRKREACEKYGISLDAYHWPLASSGIDKAEYPNVMLGKSPERDREIEQLQQMIMVAGKTGVHLLNYNTTILPVLRTGKTTDPKRGNAHYSTWNYAEALKQNHPKTIAGDVSIDMMFERITYLLDRCLPVAKEYKVKLANHIADPPTPVGYRGITRWNSPDVFAGIKRFAQLYDSEYHGFNFCIGSIAEGLKDPKNEIIPIIKWVGERKQIFNIHLRNIKGGWNNFQEVYPDNGDMNFLHVVRALRDVGFSGMVMPDHVPHHNDPAATSQAFSFSYGYIIGLLQAVSDEVKS is encoded by the coding sequence ATGAAAAGAGATAATTTTATTAAGGTTTTAACGGCAGGATCCGTAGGAGTTACCGCATTAGGTACCGGACAGGTAAAAGCCGGGACAGCTGCCGAGCCCAAAAAAGTGCTGATGAAAGTCGGATGCCAGTCGGGCGGTACCAGTATCGAAAACCTGGAATTCAAAGCCCGTCATGGAGTTTTTAACCTGGACGGGGGAGCTCCTAAAACCCTTCCCGGCAAAGGCTGGGATCTGGATGACTCCTTGCGCAAGCGAGAGGCCTGTGAAAAATATGGGATCAGCCTGGATGCTTACCACTGGCCGCTGGCGTCGTCGGGGATTGATAAAGCCGAATACCCGAATGTTATGCTGGGAAAAAGCCCCGAACGTGACCGGGAAATAGAACAACTTCAGCAGATGATCATGGTTGCCGGGAAAACCGGGGTACACCTTTTAAATTATAATACAACCATACTCCCCGTTTTACGTACCGGAAAAACTACCGACCCAAAGCGTGGTAATGCGCACTACAGTACCTGGAACTACGCGGAAGCCCTTAAACAAAACCATCCGAAAACCATTGCCGGGGATGTGTCGATCGATATGATGTTTGAACGCATCACTTACCTGCTGGACCGTTGCCTGCCGGTGGCCAAAGAATACAAAGTTAAACTGGCCAATCACATAGCCGATCCCCCGACGCCGGTGGGTTACAGAGGTATCACGAGGTGGAACAGTCCGGATGTTTTTGCAGGTATCAAACGGTTTGCACAGTTGTACGACAGCGAGTATCATGGCTTTAATTTTTGCATAGGGTCCATTGCTGAAGGATTGAAGGATCCAAAAAATGAGATCATACCGATCATCAAATGGGTAGGGGAGCGTAAGCAGATATTTAATATTCATTTACGCAATATCAAAGGCGGATGGAATAACTTTCAGGAGGTATACCCCGACAACGGGGACATGAACTTTCTGCATGTTGTGAGAGCGCTCCGGGATGTCGGTTTCAGTGGGATGGTGATGCCCGACCATGTTCCGCATCACAACGATCCGGCGGCTACGTCGCAGGCATTTTCCTTCTCATATGGTTATATCATCGGCCTTTTACAGGCCGTTTCAGATGAGGTTAAGAGTTAG
- a CDS encoding GntP family permease, with translation MTLPLFFSDPLFILLIGVIIVVGGIIVLQLHPFLALLLGAFAVAVLTPGSAIEQFALDKGQAPAAAHALAAKSIGERIAFEFGSTCGKIGILIAMAAIIGKCMLESGAAERIVRSMLQVTGVKNAPVAFLISSFFLGIPVFFDIVIFLMIPLAKAVSMRIGKNYLLLVLAITGGAAMANSFVPPAPGPLFLIGEMNIPIGMMMAGGTLLGLITITAGYLFAVYVNKKWPVVLRDSLDARLEDIKALAAKEDFQLPKLWLSVLPVLLPLVLICADNILKSMLASKTLVVKSAFAVKLVAVIQLFGDKNIALVTGGLIALVILAIQKKGSKDGMTTFVQAALMSGGGIILITAAGGAFGGILQQTGISSRIGEMTKDYQMALIPMAFVISAVVRTAQGSATVALITASGILSGLATSSHLEFHPIYLGLAIGCGSKLVPWMNDAGFWIIVKISNLTEREALKTFSPMLVVMGTVGLIVLLIAARLFPMV, from the coding sequence ATGACCCTTCCGTTATTTTTCAGTGACCCGCTTTTTATATTATTGATCGGAGTGATCATCGTTGTTGGGGGTATCATCGTATTGCAGCTGCATCCGTTTCTGGCACTGTTACTTGGTGCTTTTGCTGTGGCTGTGCTTACACCCGGTTCAGCCATTGAACAGTTTGCACTGGACAAGGGGCAGGCCCCGGCAGCTGCTCATGCACTGGCAGCCAAAAGTATTGGCGAACGGATCGCTTTTGAATTTGGAAGTACCTGCGGAAAAATTGGTATCCTGATCGCGATGGCGGCCATTATCGGAAAATGTATGCTGGAAAGTGGCGCTGCCGAAAGGATTGTGCGTTCTATGCTTCAGGTTACGGGGGTGAAAAATGCGCCAGTTGCTTTTCTGATCAGCAGTTTTTTCCTGGGAATTCCCGTTTTTTTTGACATTGTTATTTTCCTGATGATACCGCTGGCCAAGGCGGTCAGTATGCGGATAGGCAAAAATTATCTGTTGCTGGTGCTGGCTATTACCGGCGGTGCAGCCATGGCCAATTCCTTTGTCCCTCCCGCGCCCGGCCCCTTATTCCTGATTGGGGAAATGAACATACCCATCGGCATGATGATGGCCGGAGGTACCCTGTTGGGGCTCATCACGATTACAGCCGGGTACCTCTTTGCGGTTTATGTCAATAAAAAATGGCCTGTTGTTTTGCGCGATTCGCTGGATGCCCGGCTGGAAGATATCAAAGCCCTGGCAGCCAAGGAGGATTTTCAATTGCCGAAATTGTGGCTTTCGGTACTTCCGGTTTTACTGCCGTTGGTACTTATCTGTGCAGATAATATTCTGAAATCCATGCTTGCATCCAAAACGCTGGTTGTGAAATCGGCCTTTGCCGTCAAGCTGGTAGCAGTGATTCAACTGTTTGGAGATAAGAATATTGCATTGGTCACCGGCGGGCTCATCGCATTGGTTATTCTGGCAATCCAGAAAAAGGGCAGTAAGGATGGGATGACCACTTTTGTGCAGGCAGCTCTCATGAGCGGGGGAGGTATCATCCTCATTACAGCGGCTGGCGGCGCATTTGGCGGGATTCTTCAGCAAACCGGTATCAGTTCCAGAATCGGGGAAATGACAAAGGATTATCAGATGGCGCTCATTCCGATGGCCTTTGTGATCAGTGCGGTGGTACGTACTGCGCAGGGATCTGCCACGGTGGCGCTCATCACCGCTTCGGGTATTCTCTCAGGTTTGGCAACCAGCTCGCATCTGGAGTTTCACCCGATATACCTGGGGCTGGCAATAGGTTGCGGCTCAAAACTGGTTCCGTGGATGAATGACGCCGGTTTCTGGATCATTGTAAAAATAAGCAACCTGACCGAACGCGAAGCGCTCAAAACCTTTTCGCCCATGCTGGTGGTAATGGGTACGGTGGGGTTGATCGTGTTGCTGATAGCCGCCCGATTGTTTCCTATGGTTTAA
- a CDS encoding 2-hydroxy-3-oxopropionate reductase, giving the protein MQKVGFIGLGIMGKPMVMNLIKAGYPVQILEKSSAAKEVSEAGATVFQNIATLAAASDIIITMLPDSPQVEEVVFGSDGVLQGIREGSLFIDMSTIAPATARNLHAALQQKGVEALDAPVSGGQVGAESASLSIMAGGSSAAFERALPLFQVMGKNIVHIGEQGAGQTTKACNQMIVGMTIQAVAEAFTLAGKAGVNLEKMREVLLGGFAQSRILDLHGKRMIDGNFKPGFKIRLHKKDMDIALETGKELSVPLTGTSQVAVQMQHAVDMGNGELDHSALYLVLKES; this is encoded by the coding sequence ATGCAAAAAGTTGGATTCATAGGGCTGGGAATCATGGGTAAACCCATGGTAATGAACCTGATAAAGGCGGGGTATCCTGTTCAGATACTTGAAAAAAGCAGTGCCGCAAAAGAGGTGAGCGAGGCAGGTGCCACTGTTTTTCAGAATATTGCAACGCTGGCTGCGGCCAGCGATATCATTATCACGATGCTGCCGGATTCTCCCCAGGTGGAAGAAGTTGTGTTCGGTTCCGACGGGGTACTGCAGGGTATCCGGGAAGGATCGTTATTCATAGATATGTCCACCATAGCGCCCGCAACAGCCAGGAATTTGCATGCAGCCCTGCAGCAAAAGGGAGTGGAAGCGCTGGATGCTCCGGTTTCGGGAGGGCAGGTGGGGGCGGAGTCGGCCTCTTTGTCCATTATGGCGGGGGGCAGCAGTGCCGCATTCGAAAGAGCTTTGCCCCTTTTTCAGGTAATGGGTAAAAACATTGTCCATATCGGCGAGCAGGGGGCCGGACAAACAACCAAGGCTTGTAATCAGATGATCGTGGGTATGACCATCCAGGCGGTGGCTGAGGCATTTACACTGGCGGGAAAAGCGGGTGTAAATCTCGAAAAGATGAGGGAGGTACTGTTGGGAGGTTTTGCCCAAAGCCGTATACTCGATCTTCACGGGAAACGAATGATCGATGGAAATTTCAAACCTGGTTTTAAAATCCGGCTGCATAAAAAGGACATGGATATTGCGCTGGAAACCGGAAAGGAACTTTCAGTACCGTTGACCGGAACTTCCCAGGTGGCGGTGCAAATGCAACATGCTGTGGACATGGGAAATGGCGAGCTGGACCATAGTGCGCTGTATCTGGTTTTGAAAGAAAGTTAA
- a CDS encoding HpcH/HpaI aldolase family protein, translating into MKNLKKRLKQGETLHGCWLNTGSSLTAEIVGLAGFDWVLIDLEHGAGSERDVFNQLQALEHTATAAIVRVESSESQRIHRVLDMGAEGIMCPKITGPEGALKVVQGLHYPPDGKRGVAKMVRATGFGQYFDQYYRDAKDNMLGVAQIETVEVLDHLDEVAAVEGIDVLFVGPADLSMELGIFGQFDHPRFKEALKATVDAAGKAGKATGILFFNPDDYKIYHDLGIRFLACGSDATFVADGARNLAKKLNSFRP; encoded by the coding sequence ATGAAAAATCTCAAGAAAAGGCTCAAACAGGGTGAAACCCTTCATGGTTGCTGGCTGAATACGGGAAGTTCGCTGACCGCGGAGATTGTCGGACTGGCCGGATTCGACTGGGTATTGATCGATCTGGAACATGGGGCAGGATCCGAAAGGGACGTTTTCAATCAGCTTCAGGCGCTGGAACATACGGCAACAGCGGCGATTGTGCGGGTGGAAAGCTCCGAAAGCCAGCGTATACACCGTGTGCTGGATATGGGAGCTGAGGGAATCATGTGCCCGAAGATTACTGGCCCGGAGGGTGCGTTGAAAGTGGTTCAAGGTCTCCATTATCCGCCTGATGGAAAACGCGGGGTCGCCAAAATGGTAAGGGCAACGGGTTTCGGACAGTATTTTGACCAGTATTACCGGGATGCAAAGGATAACATGCTGGGTGTGGCGCAGATCGAGACGGTTGAGGTACTCGATCATCTGGATGAAGTGGCTGCTGTGGAGGGTATTGACGTCCTTTTCGTAGGTCCGGCAGACCTTTCCATGGAGCTGGGGATTTTTGGGCAGTTTGATCATCCCCGTTTTAAAGAAGCCTTAAAGGCCACCGTTGATGCGGCCGGTAAGGCGGGCAAGGCCACCGGGATACTTTTCTTTAATCCAGACGATTACAAGATTTACCACGACCTGGGTATCCGGTTTCTGGCCTGTGGTTCCGACGCCACCTTTGTAGCGGACGGCGCCAGGAATCTTGCAAAAAAACTTAATTCTTTCAGACCTTAA
- a CDS encoding lipocalin-like domain-containing protein — MKRLLLTLSVFAIGYLTVPAAHAQNITGTWKMSSAVLEESNGKKSDTHQDQLKNMPCASTITYTFKPDGTLVTNAPDCKNLKAIIESQNGKTTWKQNGNKVTITTTDTRFPAQVYSVSVTGNTMTWYFGYADNPKTANPTKAKSLVTVYKKI, encoded by the coding sequence ATGAAAAGATTATTATTAACGCTATCTGTCTTTGCCATTGGCTACCTGACAGTACCTGCTGCCCATGCCCAAAATATTACGGGAACCTGGAAAATGTCATCCGCTGTTTTGGAAGAAAGTAACGGGAAGAAATCGGATACGCATCAGGACCAGTTAAAAAATATGCCTTGTGCTTCCACCATCACCTATACATTCAAACCGGACGGAACGCTGGTTACCAATGCCCCCGACTGCAAAAATCTGAAGGCAATTATAGAATCCCAGAACGGGAAAACAACCTGGAAACAGAACGGAAATAAAGTCACCATCACCACAACCGATACCCGGTTTCCGGCTCAGGTATATTCGGTGAGCGTGACCGGCAACACGATGACCTGGTACTTCGGCTATGCCGATAATCCCAAAACAGCCAACCCAACAAAGGCAAAATCATTGGTAACGGTTTACAAAAAGATTTAG
- a CDS encoding hybrid sensor histidine kinase/response regulator transcription factor: protein MFLKTCRGLLFLMLVPTLFGLRYPLNAQVPKKPVRILTPRDGLPQSFVSGLIQDKNGFVWVGTRNGLARYDGINFKVLRHDNKDTSSLSSNVIISLSEDKKGLIGIEHESLQIDVMDPATEAIEQITSRTLFTSHPVKFVRRGWLRDFQGNLWVIEKANGIYKYDWRKGNITHFTKRTHGFLSDTIRGLFEDKKRQIWVVSQKSISRLSAVTGRFVHTAIPFGLDFNNYVNAEAEVVRIYERRNGEIMFGDRKRLVFFNPLAGNFRTVTLPVYPQKGIKCIQAGPDGYDYVEADGNVYRYENEKGLVKVGDIGKQYLRAAESFLIDRSGLIWLGTDASGIHQIDLTTPFFESSPGRHSFHYDLLKQEMNISLDQFSGWSLSDNQFGTSSYFFRSVYDDQRRVWIALRDKVGYYDPVQKTFTVLPPVPGVSSADNPALGVRGIDFTPDGTLWVIGYNGFVGKFDSVNQKWVTFLASSVIQDGNEDITLVDLAADKDKLWITTRMGDALLCVDIKTKQIGRFNRKTHPDMLPTDMVQGMQQDVAYPELLWIGTYEGLVRLNKKTLKSEIFTMQDGLPDNTIYSVEADKAGYLWLSTNKGLCRFHPVSHQVQTFHTGDGLPGDEFNRFHHFQLPDGRLAFGGTEGWTLFDPTAMKADYYHPQVAFTSLKINNLVVDTTTSEGHLPGALNHIKKLSLSYAQNTLSFEFAGLEFNRPGRLRYRYQLAGYDESWLVTGNNPVATYTKLPPGNYLLRINSSNTTGQWSPLIRELAVVIHPPFWQTWWAYLFYAFLVGGLIWGYIRYLVNRERLKQEVILRETEANQLKILDTLKTKFFSDITHEFRTPLTLILTPAQRLKQTLATPDQLRWLTAIERNAYQLLRLINQLLDLSKLESGSLKITESVGDVGRFVSDQVLSFSDEADRKGVKIVWINSLEAGAYWFDVEKLERIILNLISNALKFTPRNGTIEIALSAPNQLDQTDSASENTGILLSITNTGMGIPEDKLPHIFDRFYQVDTQSTEMKNDRQPYGTGIGLSLVKELVDLQHGKIEVTSLPEDKALWRTCFRVSLPYRLVAAGEAIVTEPIGFHDPSDVAEATAPLPGQYTDLPSELSSVLLVEDNTELAEFIADTLPSFIRVSFAANGAEGMEKALEALPDLIISDVLMPVMDGFTFCRKLKEDQRTSHIPVILLTAKAAFDDRLQGLTTGADDYLTKPFHIQELQLKINNLLERQQRMRERMRVEISSADSIQPAEKPLPTTDPFISRIYEIMDEKLDDTAFGVEELSLRIGMSRASLHRKVKVLTDMAPGDIMRNYRLKRAAQFLKEGYNSSETAYKVGFDSPAYFSKCFREFYQMTPHEYAQA from the coding sequence ATGTTTCTCAAAACCTGCAGAGGATTATTGTTTTTGATGTTGGTACCTACCTTGTTTGGGCTAAGGTATCCTTTAAACGCACAAGTCCCCAAAAAACCGGTAAGAATACTGACCCCCCGAGACGGCCTTCCTCAATCATTTGTGTCAGGACTGATACAGGATAAAAATGGTTTTGTCTGGGTAGGAACACGCAACGGTCTGGCACGGTATGACGGCATCAACTTCAAAGTTCTCCGCCATGATAATAAGGATACTTCTTCGCTCAGTTCCAATGTGATTATTTCACTGTCAGAAGATAAAAAAGGGCTTATCGGCATAGAACATGAATCGTTACAGATTGATGTGATGGATCCGGCAACGGAGGCGATCGAACAGATTACCTCACGCACTCTTTTTACTTCCCACCCTGTAAAGTTTGTCAGAAGAGGCTGGCTGAGGGATTTTCAGGGAAATCTTTGGGTCATCGAAAAGGCAAATGGGATTTATAAGTATGACTGGCGCAAAGGAAATATTACACACTTTACAAAAAGAACACATGGTTTCCTGAGTGATACCATCAGGGGATTGTTTGAGGATAAGAAACGGCAGATATGGGTGGTAAGCCAAAAGAGTATCAGCCGTTTGAGTGCTGTAACCGGTCGTTTTGTTCATACCGCAATCCCTTTCGGACTCGATTTTAATAACTACGTAAACGCGGAAGCCGAGGTGGTGCGGATATACGAACGGAGGAATGGAGAAATCATGTTCGGTGATCGCAAACGGCTGGTTTTCTTTAATCCCCTCGCAGGGAATTTCCGAACCGTGACCTTGCCGGTATATCCCCAAAAGGGCATCAAATGTATACAAGCCGGGCCCGACGGTTATGATTATGTAGAGGCAGATGGCAATGTATACCGGTATGAAAATGAAAAGGGCCTTGTCAAGGTTGGCGACATAGGCAAGCAGTACCTAAGGGCGGCAGAATCTTTTCTCATTGACCGTTCCGGGTTGATCTGGCTGGGAACCGACGCCTCTGGCATTCACCAGATAGACCTTACCACGCCCTTTTTTGAATCCAGCCCGGGCAGGCATTCATTTCATTATGATTTACTTAAGCAGGAGATGAATATTTCCCTGGACCAGTTTTCGGGCTGGTCCTTGTCGGATAATCAGTTTGGTACTTCCAGTTATTTTTTCAGATCTGTCTACGATGATCAGCGGCGAGTCTGGATTGCGCTACGTGACAAAGTCGGGTACTACGATCCTGTCCAAAAAACGTTTACGGTACTCCCGCCTGTTCCCGGTGTGTCCAGTGCGGACAATCCCGCTTTGGGTGTAAGAGGAATAGACTTTACACCAGACGGAACGTTGTGGGTCATCGGATACAATGGCTTTGTAGGAAAGTTTGATTCAGTCAATCAAAAATGGGTCACATTCCTTGCATCTTCCGTGATCCAGGATGGGAACGAAGATATCACGCTGGTCGATCTTGCGGCAGATAAAGATAAACTGTGGATAACCACCCGAATGGGAGATGCCCTCCTCTGTGTGGATATAAAAACTAAGCAAATCGGCCGCTTCAACAGGAAAACACACCCTGATATGCTCCCAACGGATATGGTTCAGGGAATGCAACAGGATGTGGCATATCCCGAACTGCTGTGGATAGGAACCTATGAGGGGTTGGTTCGACTGAATAAAAAAACGCTGAAAAGTGAGATTTTTACGATGCAGGATGGCCTGCCGGATAATACGATTTACTCGGTTGAAGCCGACAAAGCGGGGTATTTATGGTTGAGTACCAATAAAGGATTATGCCGCTTCCATCCGGTCAGCCATCAGGTGCAGACCTTTCATACCGGGGATGGCCTGCCCGGAGATGAGTTTAACCGATTCCATCATTTTCAGCTTCCGGACGGGCGCCTGGCATTTGGCGGAACGGAAGGGTGGACGTTATTCGATCCCACGGCCATGAAAGCGGATTATTACCATCCGCAGGTTGCATTTACATCCCTTAAAATTAACAACCTGGTTGTTGATACTACCACCTCCGAAGGGCATTTGCCGGGAGCTTTGAACCATATCAAGAAACTGTCGCTGTCCTATGCACAAAATACCCTCTCTTTTGAGTTTGCAGGCCTGGAATTTAACCGGCCAGGCAGACTACGGTACAGGTACCAGCTTGCAGGTTATGACGAATCCTGGCTGGTAACCGGCAATAATCCGGTGGCAACCTATACCAAGCTGCCACCAGGAAATTACCTGCTGCGAATTAACTCATCCAACACAACCGGGCAGTGGAGTCCGCTGATCAGGGAACTGGCAGTTGTAATCCACCCGCCCTTCTGGCAGACCTGGTGGGCATACCTGTTTTATGCTTTCCTGGTGGGTGGGCTGATATGGGGATACATCAGATACCTCGTAAACCGCGAAAGATTAAAACAGGAGGTAATACTCAGAGAAACTGAAGCCAACCAGCTGAAAATCCTGGATACACTCAAAACAAAGTTCTTCTCCGACATCACACATGAGTTCAGAACTCCGCTGACCTTGATCCTGACACCGGCGCAGCGCCTGAAACAAACGCTTGCAACCCCTGATCAGCTCCGGTGGCTGACAGCCATAGAACGGAACGCGTACCAGCTGCTCAGGCTGATCAATCAGCTGCTGGACCTTTCAAAACTGGAATCGGGATCATTGAAAATCACGGAATCTGTGGGGGACGTCGGCAGGTTTGTATCGGACCAGGTACTTTCATTCAGTGACGAGGCAGACCGGAAAGGAGTAAAAATAGTTTGGATAAATAGTCTGGAAGCAGGAGCGTACTGGTTTGATGTGGAGAAGCTTGAGAGAATTATTTTAAATCTTATTTCCAACGCCCTTAAATTTACTCCAAGGAACGGAACCATCGAGATTGCGCTATCAGCACCCAACCAACTGGACCAAACCGATTCTGCTTCGGAGAATACCGGCATTTTGCTAAGTATAACCAATACCGGCATGGGTATTCCAGAGGATAAACTGCCTCATATATTTGACAGGTTTTATCAAGTGGATACCCAAAGTACTGAAATGAAAAACGACCGGCAACCCTATGGCACGGGTATTGGGCTTTCGCTGGTAAAGGAGCTTGTTGATTTACAGCATGGTAAAATCGAAGTGACCAGTCTCCCGGAAGATAAAGCGCTTTGGCGGACATGTTTCCGGGTATCGCTGCCTTACAGGCTGGTTGCCGCCGGGGAGGCCATCGTAACAGAACCCATCGGTTTCCATGATCCTTCTGACGTAGCAGAGGCAACGGCACCATTGCCGGGACAATATACTGACCTCCCATCTGAACTTTCATCTGTTTTGCTCGTGGAGGATAATACAGAACTGGCTGAATTTATTGCGGATACACTTCCTTCTTTCATCCGTGTCAGCTTTGCTGCTAACGGTGCCGAAGGAATGGAAAAAGCTCTCGAAGCGTTGCCTGATCTCATCATCAGCGACGTGCTTATGCCGGTAATGGATGGCTTTACCTTCTGCCGGAAGTTGAAAGAAGACCAAAGAACCAGTCATATTCCGGTCATTTTGTTAACGGCAAAGGCAGCTTTTGATGATCGTCTGCAGGGCCTCACGACCGGCGCCGACGATTACCTTACCAAGCCTTTTCATATTCAGGAGTTACAGCTGAAAATCAATAATCTCCTGGAACGCCAGCAACGTATGCGGGAAAGAATGCGTGTTGAAATCAGTTCTGCGGACTCCATCCAGCCCGCCGAAAAACCTTTGCCTACGACCGATCCGTTTATCAGCAGAATATATGAGATCATGGACGAAAAGCTTGACGATACTGCTTTTGGAGTGGAAGAACTTTCGTTGCGTATCGGGATGAGCCGCGCCAGCCTCCACCGGAAAGTGAAGGTACTCACTGACATGGCACCCGGTGATATCATGCGGAATTACCGCCTGAAAAGAGCAGCACAGTTTCTTAAAGAAGGTTACAATAGTTCAGAAACGGCCTATAAAGTTGGTTTCGACAGTCCGGCTTACTTTTCAAAATGCTTCCGTGAGTTTTACCAAATGACACCCCATGAGTACGCACAGGCTTAG
- a CDS encoding enolase C-terminal domain-like protein: MNCMPGPLIKDMFITPIAITDPPLLNAAGLHAPYALRTIVELITDDGISGISEIPGNSSIDEALELSRDLLMGKDVFQLNEIRQVLTQYFGTEKASQRGDAPWDQRKLVHIFSAVEVACLDIIGKVTSRPVVDLLGGKMRDRVPFAAYLFYKYEGAGGELAFGTDPAATGWAAARQAAALDPVGIVAQAKAMCQEYGFQSVKLKGGVFEPRTEVDTMFALHDAFGPGIPLRVDPNAVWEVETAIKYGREMQHILEYLEDPVRGQENMAKVRKELNIPFATNMCTTSFEDIPRSIQLGSEDIILSDHHFWGGLRSSITLSGICETFGRGLSMHSNSHLGISLAAMVHLGAALPAVPYALDTHYPWQSDEVIVGGRIKFEEGAVSVPTGPGLGVELDREALEVLHRQYLKCGLKKRDDEIEMQKKVPGWKFKAVRW, translated from the coding sequence ATGAATTGTATGCCAGGCCCGCTCATAAAGGATATGTTCATCACCCCGATTGCCATTACAGACCCGCCACTGCTCAATGCGGCGGGTCTGCATGCACCTTATGCACTGCGCACCATTGTAGAGCTGATCACCGACGATGGTATTTCAGGTATCAGCGAAATACCGGGCAACAGTAGTATAGACGAGGCACTGGAGTTGTCACGGGACCTGCTGATGGGCAAAGACGTATTTCAGCTCAATGAAATCAGGCAGGTCCTCACACAGTACTTCGGAACAGAAAAGGCGTCGCAAAGAGGAGATGCCCCCTGGGACCAGCGGAAGCTGGTGCATATCTTCAGCGCGGTGGAAGTGGCTTGTCTGGATATTATCGGTAAAGTTACCAGTCGCCCGGTTGTGGATCTGCTCGGAGGGAAAATGCGTGACAGAGTACCTTTTGCCGCTTATTTGTTTTACAAATATGAGGGTGCAGGAGGAGAATTGGCATTCGGGACCGATCCGGCCGCTACCGGCTGGGCAGCGGCAAGGCAGGCTGCTGCCCTGGATCCGGTGGGTATTGTGGCCCAGGCTAAAGCCATGTGTCAGGAGTATGGTTTTCAGTCTGTTAAGCTTAAGGGAGGTGTTTTTGAGCCACGCACGGAGGTTGATACAATGTTTGCCCTCCACGATGCTTTCGGGCCCGGAATACCGTTACGTGTGGATCCCAATGCCGTTTGGGAGGTTGAAACAGCCATAAAATACGGCCGGGAAATGCAGCATATTCTGGAATATTTGGAAGATCCCGTCCGTGGACAGGAGAATATGGCCAAAGTCAGGAAGGAATTAAATATTCCTTTTGCCACCAATATGTGCACTACTTCTTTTGAAGATATCCCCCGTAGCATTCAGCTGGGTTCCGAAGATATCATTCTGAGCGACCACCATTTCTGGGGAGGATTGCGTTCCTCTATCACATTGTCAGGTATTTGTGAAACATTTGGCCGGGGTCTGTCCATGCATTCTAACAGTCATCTGGGGATTTCGCTGGCGGCAATGGTACATCTGGGCGCCGCTTTGCCTGCTGTCCCTTATGCCCTGGATACACATTATCCCTGGCAGTCGGACGAGGTAATTGTGGGAGGACGCATTAAATTTGAAGAGGGGGCGGTTAGCGTTCCGACCGGCCCTGGGCTGGGGGTAGAACTGGACAGAGAAGCCCTGGAAGTACTTCACAGGCAGTATCTGAAATGTGGTCTCAAAAAGCGGGACGATGAAATAGAAATGCAAAAGAAAGTACCGGGGTGGAAATTCAAGGCGGTACGGTGGTAG